TTGCACTTCGACTTCATATACCGCTTTGTTTAGATCTGTGTCTAATTCGAATTCAGTAATCTGTCCCTCATACTGTTCTTGCACCATACTCTTGATTTTATCACCATCTAGTTTCGGATTCGCCTCATCTGCATTAGAATAATAAACTCCAGAACCTAAGATTGCTGCACCTGCAATTGTTCCAATGATAATTCCTAATTTCTTTTTATTCATTTCCCTTCACTCCTTGTTTGTTGTTAGTTCTATCATAACCATAAGGAATAAGAGATTCTTGTGAACAAGATGAGAATTTGCTGAGAAAACTCCTATATCATGGATAGTAAACTCATGTTAAGGACTTGCATACACTGCAGAATTTGCTCTAGCTTGGTCAAATACTATTAGTGAATGAAAGTTACTTGATATTGCACATGCTCGTTTCTAAACACATACTGTTTGAACATAATTCCCTCAAAGTATAAATTTTCCTGCTTATAAGCATTGTTTACTTTCAGTTTAAATTCAATAGAAGATCGATTAGACATAAAAACTCCCCTTAAGGTGAACAGATTTTTATTTTTTACCTGTCTATCTTAAGGAGAGCATATCAGCATGCAGATTAGTTATGATTTTCGTAGTTAATTTTTTTGTAGAAATTTGGGCATTTAGTTTTATTCTAAGTTAGTCTTCTCGCTCAATCTCTGTAAACAATATTTCACCTGTAAAAGCATCAATGGTTATTTCGGCTTCATCTTCTCCATTTACAATTTTCACTTCATACACCAACCTGCCATCATCTTCATCTAGTTCCAATTCATCAAGAGATCCGGCAAATTTCTCTAAAGCCAATTCTGTTGCCTTTTCTTCGTTGATCACCACTTTTTTTTCCGCGTTCTTTTTTGAATTTTCTTTTGAAGTACGAGGCGATTCCTTGTTATCCGTTCCTTTTGCATCTTCTTTTCCTTGCTTTTCAGACACATGCTGATCTTCTTTATTCA
This genomic interval from Virgibacillus pantothenticus contains the following:
- a CDS encoding PepSY domain-containing protein, which codes for MSKKKLWILTASVVALAFIGFGVFYFGGTASKAAITKVEAEKIISSQYPGTIDGDIQKDQNDNNYIASIEHQGTQYEIKIHGKTGDVIELKELSSVNKEDQHVSEKQGKEDAKGTDNKESPRTSKENSKKNAEKKVVINEEKATELALEKFAGSLDELELDEDDGRLVYEVKIVNGEDEAEITIDAFTGEILFTEIERED